A region of Silurus meridionalis isolate SWU-2019-XX chromosome 15, ASM1480568v1, whole genome shotgun sequence DNA encodes the following proteins:
- the trarg1b gene encoding trafficking regulator of GLUT4 (SLC2A4) 1b: MAVNTDADFESSVVTENAAGFRDAQCRDTQKLLGVVTGDPRDSVGGRSDSRRPSVKSQKSLRSLSADQHSYKSAGTGSIQSPPRSPAPERNEPEPRSYMWLALFSCFCPALPLNVIALYFSHASRSMSQANDFDGARRLGRRSLLFSIMAIVVGLTIILYLAITES; this comes from the exons ATGGCAGTCAATACGGATGCCGACTTTGAGTCCAGTGTCGTGACCGAGAACGCGGCGGGGTTCCGGGACGCGCAGTGCAGGGACACGCAGAAGCTCCTCGGCGTGGTCACGGGCGACCCCAGGGATAGTGTCGGGGGCCGCTCCGACTCCCGGCGGCCGAGCGTCAAGTCGCAGAAGTCGCTCCGGTCCCTGAGCGCCGACCAGCACAGCTACAAGTCCGCGGGGACTGGAAGCATCCAGTCGCCGCCACGCTCTCCGGCGCCCGAGCGCAACGAACCCGAGCCACGCAGCTACATGTGGCTTGCGCTCTTCTCGTGCTTCTGTCCCGCACTGCCGCTCAACGTCATCGCGCTCTACTTCTCCCACGCA tcaCGCTCCATGAGCCAGGCTAATGATTTTGATGGAGCGAGGAGACTGGGCCGGCGTTCACTACTCTTCAGCATCATGGCCATCGTTGTTGGTCTGACCATAATCCTTTATCTAGCCATCACAG AGAGCTGA